One part of the Bdellovibrio bacteriovorus genome encodes these proteins:
- a CDS encoding TonB-dependent receptor, whose protein sequence is MKRIITLLTVFPLILNAQTPANEGTSTEESSTLEAVQVQGTKENKSYQESTESISVVPGRELDSPIQSDSIQALNAVPNVSINKNDDSFSIRGVNNTGVTGFQKDNLSSILVDDVFQTDLAVKAGSFDLWDVQQAEVYRGPQSTTQGVNSLAGSILLFHNKPADQTEGAAKLGYGSFNRIEAGVMTNNVWLDGKLLSRVSVNHEQGDGFIKNIKTDNNKWGKKSKDHLGLDLTYKINETDYVRWNTKIMQNETGGNYVQSANPFDYEVNEDVDFDSKTTNQQTSLRYFVKLNDNWTNEVIGAYSQAKNDETSDADGTANPTAGVRTEEHNDRFVSVENLLKFQNEKVKNVLGFHAHDYYLKDNARFDILYPLSASVYTPIASSQVTDKYRTVFALFDSYLWKFTENQSINLGLRYEFVKNKYGADVSATRKQNLGAGTNAAVDAYLDSVTGSYEDEENNSIVLPKVAYMLTQDQHSYGISYTEGYRTGGLSINRKRVRVDSYDPEKTGNYELSYKYAASNWNFSSAAFYTDWKDQQVMVQLSNDPFDTQVVNAASSELYGAEAEINWKPASRHEFNLGGGYVKTRFKDFVNGSKDYTDNEFPFAPNWTGRLSYGYQISQDWNAAGIFRYLSKSYGNAENTMDSPEQFYLDLLGQYSLAAWSMNVDLYVRNVLDTRYVIYDRTSSIGGQSVSYNQVNSPRELGLRLNYFW, encoded by the coding sequence ATGAAACGCATCATCACACTTCTGACTGTCTTCCCGCTGATTCTGAACGCCCAGACTCCGGCCAATGAAGGGACCTCAACAGAGGAATCCTCCACTCTGGAGGCCGTGCAGGTTCAAGGGACTAAAGAAAACAAATCCTATCAGGAAAGCACCGAAAGTATTTCTGTGGTTCCCGGTCGCGAACTGGATTCCCCGATTCAGTCTGATTCCATCCAGGCCCTGAATGCGGTTCCCAACGTTTCCATCAACAAAAACGATGACAGCTTCAGTATCCGTGGTGTGAACAACACGGGTGTGACCGGATTCCAGAAAGACAACCTGTCCTCTATTTTGGTGGATGATGTTTTCCAGACGGATCTGGCGGTGAAAGCCGGCAGCTTCGATTTGTGGGATGTCCAGCAGGCGGAAGTGTACCGCGGCCCTCAGTCCACCACCCAAGGGGTAAACTCTTTGGCTGGCAGCATTTTGCTTTTCCATAACAAGCCAGCAGATCAGACCGAAGGCGCGGCAAAGCTGGGTTATGGAAGCTTCAACCGCATCGAAGCGGGTGTGATGACCAACAACGTATGGCTGGATGGAAAACTGCTAAGCCGCGTGTCAGTGAATCACGAGCAGGGTGATGGTTTCATCAAGAACATCAAAACTGACAACAACAAATGGGGCAAAAAGTCCAAAGACCATCTGGGTCTGGATCTGACCTACAAAATCAACGAAACTGACTATGTTCGCTGGAACACCAAGATCATGCAGAATGAAACTGGTGGCAACTATGTGCAAAGCGCCAACCCGTTTGACTATGAAGTTAACGAGGACGTGGACTTTGACAGCAAAACCACCAACCAACAGACCAGCCTGCGCTATTTCGTTAAGCTGAACGACAACTGGACGAATGAAGTCATCGGCGCCTATTCTCAGGCGAAAAACGATGAAACCAGCGATGCCGATGGCACTGCCAACCCGACTGCGGGTGTTCGTACGGAAGAACACAACGACCGTTTCGTCAGCGTGGAAAACCTATTGAAATTCCAGAACGAAAAAGTGAAAAACGTCCTGGGCTTCCATGCGCATGATTACTATTTGAAGGACAACGCCAGATTCGACATCCTGTACCCCCTTTCCGCGTCCGTTTACACTCCAATTGCTTCAAGTCAGGTGACGGACAAGTATCGCACCGTATTCGCCCTGTTTGATTCATACCTGTGGAAATTCACTGAAAACCAGTCCATTAATCTGGGCCTGCGCTATGAATTTGTAAAAAACAAATACGGCGCGGACGTCTCTGCCACCCGCAAACAGAATCTTGGTGCCGGCACCAATGCCGCGGTCGATGCTTATCTGGACAGCGTGACTGGCAGCTATGAAGACGAAGAAAACAACTCGATTGTGCTTCCTAAGGTGGCGTACATGCTGACTCAGGATCAGCACAGCTACGGCATCTCTTACACCGAAGGTTATCGCACCGGTGGTTTGTCCATCAACCGCAAGCGCGTTCGTGTTGACAGCTACGACCCGGAAAAAACCGGCAACTATGAGCTGTCTTACAAGTATGCGGCCTCCAACTGGAACTTCAGCTCCGCGGCTTTCTACACGGACTGGAAAGACCAGCAGGTCATGGTTCAGTTGTCGAACGACCCGTTTGACACTCAAGTGGTCAATGCGGCGAGCTCGGAACTTTATGGTGCCGAAGCTGAAATAAACTGGAAGCCGGCGTCCCGTCATGAATTCAATCTGGGCGGGGGTTATGTAAAAACACGCTTCAAAGACTTTGTGAACGGCAGCAAGGATTACACGGACAATGAATTCCCATTTGCGCCCAACTGGACCGGACGCCTGTCTTACGGTTATCAAATCAGCCAGGACTGGAATGCTGCAGGTATCTTCAGATATTTGAGCAAATCCTATGGTAATGCGGAAAACACGATGGATTCACCGGAACAGTTCTATCTGGATCTGCTGGGGCAGTATTCATTGGCTGCCTGGAGCATGAACGTGGATCTTTACGTGCGCAACGTCCTTGATACCCGCTATGTGATCTATGATCGCACAAGCTCTATTGGCGGCCAGTCCGTCAGCTACAATCAGGTCAACTCACCACGTGAGCTGGGTCTGCGTCTGAATTATTTCTGGTAG
- a CDS encoding ATP-binding protein, whose translation MLFTNIRKNLHFLMALTVLGIASTVIFGWILRDPAIIQIRSDFAPMVINTALGLAALAISILFSDSRFRGISVYASIFVVALAAVNLTQFLTGVDLGIDQALVQPFYNLGVSSPGRMSVSTSVCMLLMGVMGLVSGKSYARRMVRITGSSLVLGFAILGFLGYFLNFSSEYGWGTHSRMAIHTSLCFMLLAGAKIVRLGRVIKEEDNAQSAVVPMYVVMIGVLIAVGIWQLLLLKDIERNRSVTQSRAESFRAKLDGTFIPLEKALQQMARRMAVGAYRDEHVWSMDAQFYYEEFKGIRRIAWADQNLMLRWLYPMDKFSRDIRNTAMGRSEEIRRSLDLARQTHESRISRVIEMKSGGRGFGMLVPVYKNSVFIGMLSAGIDIRAFLDRFARIEGYHVALYEDGQEIYRSTEWDPVLSRDWVTRIRYSNMGVDWEIAFTPSSGVIRSNTSAVPSVVLVFAVGLFVLLGLALSFFGRAEELRRRARAMVDWKSAAMDATPLMMISFDENGIVREMNRSAEEMTGWKAEELAGKEHPFIFHDRQDVELMRLKLEGALSRPVGMGVEFIDAMFDAGFNAASEWVYVHRSGSRFLGQLFIGKVINENGHTTGYLAVVEDVTQKRQREKQIKEQEDKIIASARLASLGEMAAGIAHEINNPLTIINGHVGVLRRLLGARGLAADLEVQKRVEVVESTTQRIAKIVKGLRYYARESDHGDMEWVTVDAIIDDTLAFCSDKFRHEGVDLIARLEPNLKVFVRPYQISQVLLNLLNNAADAVQSVGTRKVVVEAKAVSDGVEISVSDSGPGVPAFLREKIMEPFFTTKEVGKGVGLGLSISEGIVRSHDGKFYLDTEAKQTRFVVWLPVKQ comes from the coding sequence GTGTTATTCACTAACATCAGGAAGAATCTTCATTTCCTGATGGCTCTGACAGTGCTGGGTATCGCTTCCACCGTGATTTTCGGATGGATTCTGCGGGACCCGGCAATCATTCAAATTCGCTCTGATTTTGCCCCGATGGTGATCAACACCGCGCTGGGGCTTGCGGCATTGGCGATCTCTATTCTTTTCTCGGACAGCCGTTTTAGGGGCATCTCGGTCTATGCTTCGATCTTCGTCGTCGCTCTGGCGGCGGTGAATCTGACCCAGTTTCTGACCGGTGTTGATCTGGGAATAGATCAGGCGCTGGTGCAGCCATTCTATAACCTTGGGGTCAGTTCGCCGGGGCGCATGTCAGTCAGTACTTCCGTGTGCATGCTGCTGATGGGTGTGATGGGGCTGGTGTCCGGAAAGTCCTATGCTCGCCGCATGGTGCGCATCACCGGCAGTTCGTTGGTGCTGGGTTTTGCGATCCTGGGTTTTTTGGGGTACTTCCTGAATTTCAGTTCTGAATATGGCTGGGGGACTCATTCCCGCATGGCGATTCATACGTCACTGTGCTTTATGCTTTTGGCAGGGGCCAAGATTGTGCGCCTGGGGCGTGTGATCAAGGAAGAAGACAACGCACAGTCGGCCGTGGTGCCGATGTACGTGGTGATGATTGGTGTTCTGATCGCGGTGGGAATCTGGCAGCTGTTGCTTCTGAAAGACATTGAACGCAATCGCAGTGTCACGCAATCCCGTGCAGAAAGCTTCCGCGCCAAACTTGACGGGACTTTCATTCCGCTGGAAAAAGCCCTGCAACAGATGGCTCGCCGTATGGCGGTCGGGGCTTATCGTGACGAACACGTGTGGTCCATGGATGCCCAGTTTTACTATGAAGAATTCAAAGGCATCCGCCGTATCGCCTGGGCTGATCAGAACCTGATGCTGCGCTGGTTGTACCCGATGGATAAATTCAGTCGGGACATTCGTAACACAGCGATGGGGCGTTCTGAAGAAATCCGCCGCAGTCTGGATCTGGCCCGCCAGACCCATGAATCGCGAATTTCCCGCGTGATCGAGATGAAATCCGGTGGCCGCGGTTTTGGCATGTTGGTTCCGGTTTATAAAAATTCGGTCTTTATTGGAATGCTGAGTGCCGGGATTGATATCCGCGCATTTTTGGATCGTTTTGCGCGCATTGAAGGTTATCATGTGGCCCTTTATGAAGACGGGCAGGAAATCTATCGCAGCACCGAGTGGGACCCTGTTTTGTCCCGCGACTGGGTGACTCGCATTCGTTATAGCAACATGGGTGTGGACTGGGAGATCGCTTTCACTCCATCCAGCGGGGTTATCCGCAGCAACACATCCGCGGTGCCTTCGGTCGTTCTGGTTTTCGCCGTGGGATTGTTTGTGTTGCTGGGCTTGGCGCTAAGTTTCTTTGGTCGCGCTGAAGAGCTTCGTCGTCGCGCCCGCGCCATGGTGGATTGGAAGTCCGCCGCGATGGATGCCACGCCATTGATGATGATCTCGTTTGATGAAAACGGCATCGTGCGCGAAATGAATCGATCCGCAGAAGAAATGACCGGCTGGAAAGCCGAAGAACTTGCCGGCAAAGAGCATCCCTTTATTTTCCATGACCGTCAGGATGTGGAACTAATGCGCTTGAAACTGGAAGGGGCCTTGAGTCGTCCGGTCGGAATGGGAGTCGAATTTATCGACGCCATGTTTGATGCTGGCTTTAATGCCGCTTCCGAGTGGGTGTATGTGCATCGTTCGGGCAGCCGCTTCCTGGGGCAGCTGTTTATCGGAAAAGTCATCAATGAAAACGGGCACACCACGGGCTATCTGGCGGTGGTGGAAGACGTCACGCAAAAACGTCAGCGCGAAAAGCAGATCAAAGAACAAGAAGACAAGATCATTGCCAGCGCCCGCCTGGCTTCACTGGGTGAAATGGCCGCTGGAATCGCGCACGAGATCAACAATCCATTGACCATCATTAATGGTCACGTGGGCGTGTTGCGCCGTTTGCTGGGGGCTCGCGGGCTTGCCGCAGATCTTGAGGTGCAAAAGCGTGTGGAGGTGGTTGAAAGCACCACTCAGCGTATTGCCAAGATTGTCAAAGGCCTGCGCTATTACGCTCGTGAATCAGACCACGGGGACATGGAATGGGTGACCGTGGATGCGATCATTGATGACACCCTGGCATTTTGTTCAGATAAGTTCCGCCATGAAGGGGTGGATCTGATTGCACGGCTTGAGCCGAACCTGAAAGTGTTCGTACGGCCTTATCAGATTTCCCAGGTGCTTTTGAATCTTTTGAATAATGCGGCAGACGCAGTTCAGTCTGTCGGCACCCGCAAAGTGGTGGTGGAAGCCAAAGCCGTTAGTGATGGTGTCGAGATTTCAGTCTCTGATTCCGGTCCGGGTGTGCCGGCATTCCTGCGTGAAAAGATCATGGAGCCGTTCTTTACGACCAAGGAAGTCGGCAAGGGCGTGGGGCTGGGATTGAGTATCTCGGAGGGGATCGTCAGATCCCATGATGGGAAATTCTATCTGGATACAGAAGCCAAACAAACACGTTTTGTTGTCTGGCTTCCGGTTAAACAATAA
- a CDS encoding RelA/SpoT family protein yields the protein MFNFLKEDGLTNKPVKTVDDLLARIRIYYPNADLKIIEKAYSFSEKMHEGQIRRSGEPYISHPLSVAAILADFHLDLDTIATGLLHDTVEDTAATLEDIRREFGDVIAHLVDGVTKIGQMKFKNSHEKQGENIRKMIVAMGKDVRVVLVKLADRLHNMRTLNFMPFEKQERIALETLEIYCPLAGRMGISALKIELEDLCFRYYRPDMYYELVQQIKKTEAEQNRYIEEVKQLIGKELNKAGFRYEVYGRSKHLWSIYRKMQSRNIDYDQVYDVLAFRVLVESVAECYAALGLVHSLWKPIPGRFKDFIAMPKANNYQSLHTTVMGPGGERIEIQIRTSEMHLVAEKGIAAHWKYKERGKMMDDGDLQQANWLRDLVSWHQNVRNPDEFLDTVKTDLFETEIYVFTPTGDVREFPEGATPVDFAFAVHTELGNRIVGARVNGKMVPLKYQLQNGDTVEVVTSKTQVPSKDWLKFVVTNKAKSKIRAFVKEEQRRRAIMLGKELVEKEFRKFGMAAVKYLKGPAFEAYLKDHGLADLDELYVTVGYGKLETRILVERLSPENIAKEAAKTEDSTFMERVMRAATQKTRKTNSLISVDGMDDVLVHYAKCCHPIPGDPIVGFISRGRGISIHRSDCRKAFEFDQLRKVDVTWNVKQAGEGQERIVRLKIISQDVPGLLKLMSEAFAQQGINIQSAQIRTTKDKKAVCNFEVSVQNASQLNQAVFEIQKIKGIIGVTRVIH from the coding sequence ATGTTTAATTTCCTGAAAGAGGATGGCTTAACCAACAAGCCGGTCAAAACAGTCGACGATCTGCTGGCACGCATTCGCATCTATTATCCGAATGCGGATCTCAAAATTATTGAGAAGGCCTATTCATTCTCTGAGAAAATGCACGAAGGACAAATCCGCCGCAGCGGGGAGCCTTACATTTCTCATCCTCTTTCTGTTGCCGCTATTCTGGCGGACTTCCACCTGGATCTGGACACCATTGCCACCGGCCTTTTGCATGACACCGTGGAAGACACGGCGGCCACGTTGGAAGACATTCGCCGCGAGTTCGGGGATGTGATCGCGCATCTGGTGGACGGGGTGACCAAGATCGGTCAGATGAAATTCAAAAACAGCCACGAAAAGCAGGGTGAAAACATCCGCAAGATGATTGTGGCCATGGGGAAAGACGTGCGGGTCGTTCTGGTCAAGCTGGCCGATCGACTGCACAACATGCGCACCCTGAATTTCATGCCGTTTGAAAAGCAAGAGCGTATCGCGCTTGAAACTTTGGAAATCTACTGTCCGCTGGCGGGGCGCATGGGTATCAGTGCGCTGAAGATCGAACTGGAAGACCTTTGCTTCCGCTACTATCGCCCGGACATGTACTATGAACTTGTTCAGCAGATAAAAAAGACGGAAGCCGAGCAAAACCGCTATATCGAGGAAGTAAAACAGCTTATCGGTAAAGAGCTTAACAAAGCCGGTTTCCGCTATGAAGTGTATGGACGTTCCAAGCACTTGTGGTCCATCTACCGCAAGATGCAATCCCGTAACATCGATTACGATCAGGTTTACGATGTTCTGGCATTCCGTGTTTTGGTGGAATCTGTGGCGGAATGTTATGCCGCTCTGGGTTTGGTCCACTCTTTGTGGAAGCCCATCCCGGGTCGTTTTAAAGACTTCATCGCCATGCCTAAGGCCAATAACTATCAGTCCCTGCACACGACCGTCATGGGCCCGGGCGGGGAACGTATCGAGATTCAAATCCGTACCAGTGAAATGCATCTGGTTGCGGAAAAAGGTATCGCCGCTCACTGGAAGTACAAAGAGCGCGGCAAAATGATGGATGACGGCGATCTGCAACAGGCCAACTGGCTGCGTGATCTGGTGTCGTGGCATCAGAACGTGCGCAATCCTGATGAGTTCCTGGATACGGTTAAAACAGATTTGTTCGAAACGGAAATTTACGTTTTCACTCCGACAGGGGATGTGCGTGAGTTCCCGGAAGGTGCCACACCGGTGGACTTTGCTTTCGCGGTTCACACGGAGCTTGGCAATCGCATCGTCGGCGCCCGCGTGAACGGCAAGATGGTGCCTTTGAAATACCAGCTTCAAAACGGGGACACCGTGGAAGTGGTTACTTCCAAAACCCAGGTGCCTTCCAAGGACTGGTTGAAGTTTGTAGTTACCAATAAAGCCAAATCCAAAATCCGCGCCTTCGTCAAAGAAGAACAGCGCCGTCGTGCGATCATGCTGGGTAAAGAACTGGTGGAAAAAGAATTCCGCAAGTTCGGCATGGCTGCCGTAAAATATCTGAAAGGTCCGGCCTTTGAGGCGTACCTGAAAGATCACGGCCTGGCAGATCTGGATGAGTTGTACGTGACCGTCGGTTACGGAAAACTTGAAACGCGCATTCTGGTGGAAAGACTTTCCCCGGAAAACATCGCCAAAGAAGCGGCGAAAACCGAAGACTCCACCTTTATGGAAAGAGTCATGCGTGCCGCGACTCAAAAAACGCGCAAGACCAATTCTCTTATCAGCGTTGATGGCATGGATGACGTGCTGGTGCACTATGCGAAGTGCTGTCATCCGATTCCAGGGGATCCGATCGTGGGCTTTATCAGCCGTGGCCGGGGTATCTCCATTCATCGCAGCGATTGCCGCAAAGCTTTTGAATTCGATCAACTTCGCAAAGTCGATGTGACCTGGAACGTGAAACAAGCCGGAGAAGGTCAGGAGCGCATCGTGCGCCTGAAGATCATCTCCCAAGACGTGCCGGGATTGCTAAAACTGATGTCAGAGGCCTTTGCCCAGCAGGGGATCAACATTCAGTCAGCCCAAATTCGTACGACCAAGGATAAAAAAGCCGTGTGTAACTTCGAGGTCAGCGTTCAGAACGCCAGCCAGTTGAATCAGGCGGTCTTTGAAATTCAGAAGATCAAGGGGATCATTGGGGTCACCCGTGTTATTCACTAA
- the rpoZ gene encoding DNA-directed RNA polymerase subunit omega has protein sequence MARVTVEDCLEKVPNRFALVLMVAKRAKQLLKGAEATVSTRSNKYIVSSLREVAMGNVGYQDSLDANEAIRQIEKDLNK, from the coding sequence ATGGCTCGTGTAACCGTTGAAGATTGCTTGGAAAAAGTACCTAACAGATTTGCCCTTGTTTTGATGGTTGCAAAACGTGCGAAGCAACTTCTTAAAGGTGCAGAGGCGACTGTTTCCACTCGTAGCAACAAGTACATCGTAAGCTCCCTGCGTGAAGTGGCGATGGGCAACGTGGGCTACCAGGACAGCCTGGATGCAAACGAAGCTATCCGTCAGATCGAAAAAGATTTGAATAAGTAA
- the gmk gene encoding guanylate kinase yields the protein MKTRMIIVAAPSGAGKSSFVERITREDSRLVDIVTFTTRSIRQGETPGLQYNFIDHADFEQKIKEGFFVEWAKVHTNFYGTSYSSLETAWNQGKTAIMDIDIQGVATFKSKFPDAKTVFIHPPSIDELRRRIEKRDGKVPADIEVRMANAEKEIREASKFDYQIVNDVFEKSYGEFKKIVEDLLA from the coding sequence ATGAAAACGCGCATGATTATCGTCGCCGCTCCAAGTGGCGCAGGAAAAAGCAGCTTTGTTGAAAGGATCACCCGGGAAGACTCCCGCTTGGTGGACATCGTCACTTTCACAACGCGCTCGATCCGTCAGGGTGAAACACCCGGTCTTCAATATAACTTCATTGATCATGCGGATTTCGAACAAAAGATCAAAGAAGGCTTCTTTGTGGAGTGGGCGAAGGTTCACACCAATTTCTATGGAACCTCATATTCGTCCCTGGAAACAGCCTGGAATCAGGGGAAAACCGCCATCATGGATATCGATATCCAGGGGGTGGCGACCTTCAAATCCAAGTTCCCGGACGCCAAAACCGTCTTTATTCACCCTCCAAGCATTGACGAGCTGCGTCGCCGCATTGAAAAGCGCGATGGCAAGGTCCCTGCGGACATTGAAGTTCGTATGGCCAATGCCGAAAAGGAGATCCGTGAGGCCTCCAAGTTCGATTATCAGATCGTCAACGACGTGTTTGAGAAATCCTATGGGGAATTTAAGAAAATCGTTGAAGATTTGCTAGCTTAG
- a CDS encoding YicC/YloC family endoribonuclease, with amino-acid sequence MKSMTGYGTARVQTKDVTVEVSIRSVNGRFLEPRFHLPREFVSYEGELKKILSGTLHRGTVDVFVSRRVKNTASKAQMTVNDALAKKYMTAYKHLSKELGVPFNVHLEVVARLPEIIKVEETYELFSGEDKILKKAFTEACSNCDKERAREGKSLQKDLQKLLVALEKQVKIISELRGEANAQLQDRYEQKVRARLKGNEIDAARLSQEIVIQLEKADINEELSRLAEHIKNYRQLVGSVTAEGKKLDFYTQELLREVNTIGSKSQVAKITAAVVEAKTLIERLREQVQNVQ; translated from the coding sequence ATGAAAAGCATGACTGGCTACGGCACCGCAAGAGTTCAGACTAAAGACGTCACTGTGGAAGTGAGCATCCGTTCTGTGAACGGACGTTTCCTGGAGCCACGTTTTCACCTGCCTCGTGAATTTGTTTCTTATGAAGGGGAGCTGAAGAAGATTCTAAGCGGCACTCTTCATCGCGGCACTGTGGATGTTTTCGTTTCCCGTCGTGTGAAGAACACCGCCAGCAAAGCGCAGATGACCGTGAACGATGCTTTGGCCAAAAAATACATGACCGCTTACAAGCATCTTTCCAAGGAGTTGGGTGTACCCTTTAATGTGCACCTTGAGGTTGTGGCAAGACTTCCAGAGATCATCAAAGTTGAAGAGACCTATGAGCTTTTCAGTGGCGAAGACAAGATTCTGAAAAAAGCATTTACGGAAGCCTGTTCCAATTGTGACAAGGAACGCGCCCGTGAAGGCAAGTCCCTGCAAAAGGATCTGCAGAAACTGCTGGTGGCTTTGGAAAAACAAGTGAAGATTATCAGTGAGTTGCGCGGTGAAGCCAATGCGCAACTTCAGGATCGTTACGAACAGAAAGTTCGTGCGCGCCTGAAGGGGAATGAAATCGATGCAGCCCGTTTGTCCCAGGAAATCGTGATTCAACTGGAAAAAGCCGATATCAACGAAGAGCTGAGCAGGCTGGCGGAACACATTAAGAACTACCGCCAGTTGGTGGGGTCGGTGACGGCTGAGGGTAAAAAGCTGGATTTTTATACCCAGGAATTGCTGCGTGAGGTGAATACCATCGGGTCAAAGTCTCAGGTAGCCAAGATCACTGCGGCTGTGGTAGAAGCTAAAACCCTTATTGAAAGACTTAGAGAACAGGTTCAAAACGTTCAGTAA
- the miaA gene encoding tRNA (adenosine(37)-N6)-dimethylallyltransferase MiaA: protein MAKRHVIFVVGSTATGKSEWALKLAQEFKGVIVNCDSVQLYKKLDIGSAKPSKEEQALVPHYLLDYVNPPEEMTAGNYCRDFYAILENIPEEKPVFVVGGTGFYFMAIEKGMYPVIPVPAEIQAQVALELETEEGALRLHAEMMKADPEYGAKIHLSDRYRIGRAIELIRSQGKSVTQIQAEFESQRKPFPFPLLKIGPSWDREVLRERIGQRVEKMLAAGLVSEVQGLLDEGLASWAPMSSVGYKETLEYLRGGMSLSQLQEQITTNTHQLAKRQRTWFQRDKDIQWFDGASGFAEARTVVEKFLKP, encoded by the coding sequence ATGGCGAAACGGCATGTGATTTTTGTTGTCGGCTCTACAGCCACCGGGAAATCCGAGTGGGCGCTGAAGCTTGCGCAAGAGTTCAAAGGCGTCATCGTCAACTGTGATTCGGTTCAGCTGTATAAAAAACTGGATATCGGTTCAGCCAAACCCAGCAAGGAAGAGCAGGCTCTGGTGCCGCACTATCTGCTGGACTATGTGAACCCTCCGGAAGAAATGACGGCGGGGAATTACTGCCGTGATTTTTACGCCATCCTTGAAAACATCCCGGAAGAAAAGCCGGTGTTTGTGGTGGGCGGTACAGGGTTTTATTTCATGGCCATTGAAAAGGGCATGTACCCGGTCATCCCGGTGCCGGCCGAAATTCAGGCCCAGGTGGCTTTGGAGCTTGAAACTGAAGAAGGGGCCCTCCGTCTGCATGCCGAAATGATGAAGGCGGATCCTGAATACGGCGCCAAGATTCATTTGTCTGATCGCTATCGCATCGGTCGGGCGATTGAACTGATTCGCAGTCAGGGAAAAAGTGTCACACAGATTCAGGCCGAATTTGAATCCCAGCGAAAGCCATTTCCGTTTCCGCTGCTAAAGATCGGCCCCAGTTGGGACCGTGAGGTGTTGCGTGAGCGCATCGGGCAGCGTGTGGAAAAGATGCTCGCGGCTGGCCTGGTGAGTGAGGTTCAGGGGCTTCTCGATGAAGGTCTGGCTTCGTGGGCGCCAATGAGCAGCGTGGGTTATAAAGAGACACTCGAGTATCTGCGTGGGGGGATGAGTCTTTCGCAGTTACAGGAACAGATCACAACAAACACTCATCAGCTCGCCAAAAGGCAGAGAACCTGGTTTCAGCGAGACAAAGACATTCAGTGGTTCGATGGGGCCTCGGGTTTTGCTGAGGCTCGAACCGTGGTCGAGAAATTTCTCAAACCTTGA